Genomic window (Bradyrhizobium sp. 186):
AGCGCCTTGTTCACCGTCATGCGCGAGCAACCATAGCGCGCCACCAATTCGTGCTCGAACGGAATGCGGTGGCCCGGCGGCCATTCGCCGGTCAGTATGCGCTTTTCGATGTCGGCGCGAATGCGCTTGTAGAGCGTCGGCTGGTCGGCCGCGTCGGTAGCCAGGCTCATGCGACAAGCCTCCGCACCGATGCGTTGAAACGTTCGCGCGCGGCCTGGCGCAACCTGTGCCGCCCACCTTCGACGACCTTGTTGCCGCCGGCCCAGACGCAATCGATCGCGCCGCTGCCGGCCGCAAAGATCCAGCCGTCGATGACGGCGTCGCCCGAGCGTCCCGCCAGCGAGGGATGCGTGGTGTCGAGCGTGACGATATCGGCGCGTGCGCCTGGCGTAAGGCCGGCCGTCGCCTGCGCGAGGGCTTGGGCGCCGCCTGCGAGCGCATGATCGAACAGCGCGCGGCCGGTCGATGCGCCGGCGCCGCCGGAGAGCACGTTGCGCTCGCGATGCTTAAGCCGTTGGCCATATTCGAGTTGGCGCAGTTCGTCGGCGACGCCGATCAGCACGTTGGAGTCGGTGCCGATGCCAAACCGTCCGCCTGCGTCGAGAAATTCGCGGGCCGGAAAAATGCCGTCGCCGAGGCTCGCTTCGGTGACGGGGCAGAGCCCGGCGACCGCGCCGGTCCCGGCGAATGCGACTACTTCCTCATTCGTTGTGTGGGTCGCGTGAATGAGGCACCAGCGTTGATCAACGGGCGCGTGCTCCAGCAGCCATTGCACCGGCCGCCGCCCCGACCACGCCAGGCAATCCTCAACTTCCTTGACCTGTTCGGCCGCATGAATATGCACCGGCCCGCCATCCGCGAGCGGGATGATCGCGGCGAGTTCGTCCGGCGTCACCGCGCGCAAACTGTGCGGCGCGATGCC
Coding sequences:
- a CDS encoding formimidoylglutamate deiminase, with product MTRLHFASALLPFGWANDVQVVITAGAIAAVTPDVAPAAGDERHGIALPGLASLHSHAFQRGMAGLAELRGDSTDTFWTWRETMYRFALAMTPDDVAAVATLLYVEMLEQGFTRVGEFHYLHHDRDGSAYADLAEMAARIAQASEASGIALTLLPSFYAHGSFGGAAPHAGQRRFICSVDRFAALMAASRKAIAQLPGAGIGIAPHSLRAVTPDELAAIIPLADGGPVHIHAAEQVKEVEDCLAWSGRRPVQWLLEHAPVDQRWCLIHATHTTNEEVVAFAGTGAVAGLCPVTEASLGDGIFPAREFLDAGGRFGIGTDSNVLIGVADELRQLEYGQRLKHRERNVLSGGAGASTGRALFDHALAGGAQALAQATAGLTPGARADIVTLDTTHPSLAGRSGDAVIDGWIFAAGSGAIDCVWAGGNKVVEGGRHRLRQAARERFNASVRRLVA